The DNA segment TCGAAGACTCATATGATAAAAAGCCTGATAGAGCTCCTCTGTCTCTTGTATGTTCGAATGATATGTCAAATCCTTTATCTCACCCAATGTTCTGATTTCCATCGATTGAATCATGTGTCTTAAATATTTGATAGGATTGACAAGGTTTTTCGACATGATATAAGACAAAGGAAATGTTGAGAGCATCAGAAGAAAGCTGAAGAATAGTAAAAACTTTACCATTGTATGTACAGGCTGTAAAATAACATCTTCTTGCTGAATTAGTAAATAAGTCCATCCGGTATAAGGAGAATAGGAATAGCTAAGAATTTCATTCGTTCCCTTTGTGTTGTTTTGGATGACTGTATTGTTTTTGGCTGTTGCAGAAGCTGCAGAACTTGCAATATTATAATACTTTCTGCAGGCTTTATGGTCAATGTTGTCTGAATCATATGGATAAATTATCTTTCCGCTATCTGAGAAGATATATACATCAGCCGACTGATTTGATTTCTTTTTGTATCTTTGTATTACCTGGAAGACGCTCTTGCAGCTTTTATTGGTTTCTATCATTCCAATTGTTCTGCCATGAGAGTTGGTGAATGTTCTATAGAGTGAAAGAGACCAGTTAGAGAAATTCATGGTTTTTTCACTATACTGTGGCAAACTTATATATTTTCTCCCATTCAGGCTGAGAGTTTTCTTCAGCCAGGGGAGAGAATCCAAATCCACCCTATCAGTTCGTGTTAATAGGCCATAAGAAATTTTATTTCCGGACAGATCAAACAGGTTGATAAGATCTGTTCGAACATCGGTGCCGTTGATGGAGGAAAGCAGATCAGACAGTTCTTTTAAGGAACCATGTTCCGTGTTTAAACTGAAGTCCGGATTTAATTTTTCTCCAATCAGACTGCTGTAATTAATATTATTGGACACAATATCCATACCTTGAATGGAATACTCAACCTGAGTTTGAATGGAAGAGTTGACTTCATTAAGGGCTTGTTTTTCCTCATTTATAAGTTTTCTTGATACATAGAAATAGAAAAACAAAGTAAAAACAATTAAAATAAAAGCTGTGATGATAAGGTAAGTTTTAAAAATCTTTTTCTGCATGTTGACAGGATTTTTCTTCATTCCGCTATCTCCTTTACCCTGTTAACCTATTATATCATTTTAGTAAAAAAAGTACAAATAGTGTTTAAAAATATCTATAGACTTCAATAAAATGTACAGAGTATAATTTAACTATTAAGAAAAAAGGAGATATCAAAGATGAAAAGGAGAACGATTAGTGTTTTTATCAGCATCATGATGGCTGGGGCTTTTGCAGCAGGATGTGGGAATGCCGATAAAACGAAAGAAACAAATGATGCAGTAAAATCGGAAGCATCGAAAAGCGAAGAGGATACAAAGGACAATAAGGAATATGCAGGAGAGGAGCTAAGCATCATGGTTTCCGCAGGATGGATGGATAACCGTTATGATGAAACAATCAAACGTTTTGAAGATACCTATGATGTCACGGTGGATTTACAGACGATACCTGCGGATCAATATGGTGATTTACTTTCTTCGAAATTGACAACAGATTCCTGTACCGATATTTTTTGGATTCAGTCAAACCCCTTTGCTATTGCATCACAGATTGTAGATCCCGAGAAATACTGTATTGATTTTTCCGATGCAGAATGGAAATCGGTAATTCCGGAAACCAGAATTCCATCCTGTGAATATGACGGCAAATTATATGGCCTGCAGATCTGGCATAATTCGCTAGAATACGTGATGGTATATAATAAAACGATGTTTGAAGAACTGAATCTGACTGCACCAAAGACATACGAGGAGCTGCTGGATGTCTGTATGAAGCTATCTGATGAAGGAATTACTCCATGGCTTATGCCAGGGGCAGACGGATGGCAGCATCAGCTGGCGTTTTTCCAAATTGGCGGGGCTTATGAAGCTGATCAGCCGGGATTGTATGATAAACTGAATAAGAATGAGGCAACATTCGCAGATAACAAGCTTATGATTAAAGTTTTAGAAGAATTTAAAGAATTATCGGATAAGGGATATTTCGGAGAAGATTGGATTGGTACGGACAGCACAAATATGATAAACGAATTCGGAGACAGAAATTGTGCAATGGCTCTGGCAAATTCGTCCACGATTAAGCAAATTCAAGATGAGACAGGCACTTCAGATGAGTTTGGTATGTTTCTTGAACCACTCGCTGAGAATACTTATTTCCCCACGAGCCCTGCAGGTCCTACAATGTTTGGCTATAAGGGCAGCGAACATCCCGAATTGGTTAAAGAATTTTTTAAATTTGTGACTACAACGAAGAGTCTTCAAGAAATTTTGGATAATTCGCCGTCATATACGAACCTTGATGTGAATGATGACAAGCTGAAACAACATTGGCTGCCAGAGGAAGAAGAATTCATGTCTGATATTCCGGAAGAGAAGATGAAGACCTCTGTTCTGCAAAATGGCACCAAATATACAAATGACTACTGGATGCAGTTTGGTCAGGATATGATAGCCTATTGTACCGGGCAGATGGATGCGAACACTGTATTAAAAAATATGGATGTCAACAGGGCAGAAGCGGCTAAGGTTGCTGAAGACCCGGATTGGGCGAAATAGTCAGAGAACTTTTGGTCTTAATATTTTAATGAAAATGTAATGCCGGAGGACAAAGCTTCTTCGGCATTACATTACGTAAAATTCAAGAAAAAGGAAGTATAACTAATATGAATAAAAAAAGAATTTATCCGCAATGGTTTCTGATTATTCCGCTAACACTATATATTGTATTCTTTTTACTACCCAGTGTTTTGGGTCTGCTCTATTCTTTTACTGACTGGAATGCCAGAAGTCTTGATAAAATTAATTTTGTCGGAATTCAAAATTATAAAGACATTTTTACCTCGAACAAAGATTATGCCTCAGGAATCTTTAATACACTGAAATTTACTGTGATTTCCAATGTGATTAAACTGATACCTGCACTGTTCATAGCAATCATGTTACAAGAAGGTCTTAGAGGAAAGAATGTATATAGAACGATTCTTTACCTTCCATCCATATTACCGTTTCTTATCATTGGTCTTACTTTTAAATCTATATTTAACTATAATACAGGGCTTTTAAATACAGCGCTGGACTTTTTCCATCTGGGTTTTATGAAACAGAAATGGTTGTCGGACTTAGATGTTGTCTGGAAATCAATATTTGGGGTAGATGCATGGAGAGGTATCGGCTATGTTATGACCATATTTTTAGCGGGGTTGAATACAATACCGAGATCATATTATGAGGCAGCTGAGATCGATGGTGCGAACTTCTGGCAGAGACTAAGGCATATTACACTTCCTATGCTTTCCGGTTCCATTATGATTAACTTAGTGTTTGGCCTTACATATGGCTTAAAAGTGTTTGATATTATATATGTTCTCACAAATGGCGGTCCAGGGCATGCGACAGAAGTGATCACTACATATGCTTACCAACTTTACTCAACGGGTCAATACGGGATGTCAACTGCTTTAAACTCAATCTTGCTTATCATAACCGCAGTGATTGGTGTGGTCGTAGTAAAGGTT comes from the Blautia liquoris genome and includes:
- a CDS encoding sensor histidine kinase, with the protein product MKKNPVNMQKKIFKTYLIITAFILIVFTLFFYFYVSRKLINEEKQALNEVNSSIQTQVEYSIQGMDIVSNNINYSSLIGEKLNPDFSLNTEHGSLKELSDLLSSINGTDVRTDLINLFDLSGNKISYGLLTRTDRVDLDSLPWLKKTLSLNGRKYISLPQYSEKTMNFSNWSLSLYRTFTNSHGRTIGMIETNKSCKSVFQVIQRYKKKSNQSADVYIFSDSGKIIYPYDSDNIDHKACRKYYNIASSAASATAKNNTVIQNNTKGTNEILSYSYSPYTGWTYLLIQQEDVILQPVHTMVKFLLFFSFLLMLSTFPLSYIMSKNLVNPIKYLRHMIQSMEIRTLGEIKDLTYHSNIQETEELYQAFYHMSLRLKESMDELVKTRQQEEKSQYLALQSQINPHFYYNSLSSISVLAENGQPDEIVTMCKNLSTIMRYITDGSSMTVTLKEEVDYVNRYLYCMKIRYQSSLNYSVTIEDALMDTPVPKLLLQPLVENALKYGTESIPPWNISVVGKIYKDRWQIDVLDSGPGFTDESIQQLHQKIKEVSSRHGIPSLQIGGMGIINIYCRWKLYCGENTLFSFENTREGHGKVSIGCYNKSEQTMNRKKEVQ
- a CDS encoding ABC transporter substrate-binding protein — protein: MKRRTISVFISIMMAGAFAAGCGNADKTKETNDAVKSEASKSEEDTKDNKEYAGEELSIMVSAGWMDNRYDETIKRFEDTYDVTVDLQTIPADQYGDLLSSKLTTDSCTDIFWIQSNPFAIASQIVDPEKYCIDFSDAEWKSVIPETRIPSCEYDGKLYGLQIWHNSLEYVMVYNKTMFEELNLTAPKTYEELLDVCMKLSDEGITPWLMPGADGWQHQLAFFQIGGAYEADQPGLYDKLNKNEATFADNKLMIKVLEEFKELSDKGYFGEDWIGTDSTNMINEFGDRNCAMALANSSTIKQIQDETGTSDEFGMFLEPLAENTYFPTSPAGPTMFGYKGSEHPELVKEFFKFVTTTKSLQEILDNSPSYTNLDVNDDKLKQHWLPEEEEFMSDIPEEKMKTSVLQNGTKYTNDYWMQFGQDMIAYCTGQMDANTVLKNMDVNRAEAAKVAEDPDWAK
- a CDS encoding carbohydrate ABC transporter permease translates to MNKKRIYPQWFLIIPLTLYIVFFLLPSVLGLLYSFTDWNARSLDKINFVGIQNYKDIFTSNKDYASGIFNTLKFTVISNVIKLIPALFIAIMLQEGLRGKNVYRTILYLPSILPFLIIGLTFKSIFNYNTGLLNTALDFFHLGFMKQKWLSDLDVVWKSIFGVDAWRGIGYVMTIFLAGLNTIPRSYYEAAEIDGANFWQRLRHITLPMLSGSIMINLVFGLTYGLKVFDIIYVLTNGGPGHATEVITTYAYQLYSTGQYGMSTALNSILLIITAVIGVVVVKVMSKKEVQQ